In one window of Nodosilinea sp. PGN35 DNA:
- a CDS encoding 1-acyl-sn-glycerol-3-phosphate acyltransferase, which translates to MENRLLPRRLPLPQLNRAQPPLGFIPPRYKPWVVQGCYIVLPLMLRLRLRPWLPAGIWPVTCHNPEVLADCFRRFQAGEIRLMMAFRHSQVDDPLCLSYLFSRLVPRAARLKGFSLKRPLHSFFMYDRGMPLWAGRWLGWFFAAIGGIPVHRGRRLDLKALKSVREQMMHAPLPVTIAPEGATNGHGEVISDLEPGTAQLAFWAVEDLQKAGRSEQVLLLPVGLRYIYPRPDWGALNRLLARLEADCGLPVRSFSEPTAMGPEDYYPRLLALGQHLLGRLEQFYQRFYNLPPAAAPNADDSATIAQRLSPLLDGSLKIGERFFGLPHTGSLVTRCRRLEEAGWAYIYREDIADLTQLSAFDRGLANWMAEEATLHMRHMRLVESFVAVTGTYVKDKPTFERFAETTLILFDLVERVKGTRVPKRPQLGTRQAVISLGEPMNISDRWSDYAESRRSAKAAVETLTADIQSALEALILTAETAGKEGV; encoded by the coding sequence ATGGAAAACCGCCTACTGCCCCGGAGACTGCCGTTGCCCCAGCTCAATCGCGCCCAGCCGCCCCTGGGCTTTATTCCCCCCCGCTACAAACCCTGGGTAGTGCAGGGCTGCTACATTGTGCTGCCGCTGATGCTGCGGCTGCGGCTGCGGCCCTGGCTGCCAGCGGGCATTTGGCCCGTGACCTGCCATAACCCCGAGGTGCTGGCCGATTGCTTTCGCCGGTTCCAGGCGGGCGAAATTCGGCTGATGATGGCCTTTCGCCACAGCCAGGTGGACGACCCGCTGTGCCTGTCGTACCTGTTTTCGCGGCTGGTGCCTCGGGCGGCCCGGCTAAAGGGCTTTAGCCTCAAGCGCCCGCTGCACAGCTTTTTTATGTACGACCGGGGCATGCCCCTGTGGGCGGGGCGGTGGCTGGGCTGGTTTTTTGCCGCCATTGGCGGTATTCCGGTGCACCGGGGGCGGCGGCTCGATCTCAAGGCCCTGAAATCGGTGCGCGAGCAGATGATGCATGCGCCGCTGCCGGTGACCATCGCCCCCGAGGGGGCCACCAACGGTCACGGCGAAGTGATCAGCGATCTGGAGCCGGGCACGGCCCAGCTGGCCTTTTGGGCGGTGGAAGATCTGCAAAAGGCGGGGCGCTCCGAGCAGGTGCTGCTGCTGCCGGTGGGCCTGCGCTACATTTACCCCCGCCCCGACTGGGGGGCGCTCAACCGGCTGCTGGCCCGGCTTGAGGCCGACTGTGGTTTGCCGGTGCGATCGTTTAGCGAACCGACGGCTATGGGGCCAGAGGACTACTATCCTCGGCTGCTGGCCCTGGGGCAGCATTTGCTGGGCCGTTTAGAGCAGTTCTACCAGCGGTTCTATAATCTGCCGCCTGCCGCCGCGCCCAATGCTGATGATTCTGCCACCATTGCCCAGCGGTTGAGCCCCCTGCTGGATGGCTCTCTCAAAATTGGGGAGCGCTTCTTTGGCTTGCCCCACACGGGGTCGCTAGTCACCCGCTGCCGCCGCCTAGAGGAAGCGGGCTGGGCTTACATCTACCGCGAAGACATTGCTGACTTGACGCAGCTGTCGGCCTTCGATCGCGGCCTGGCCAACTGGATGGCAGAGGAAGCGACCTTGCATATGCGGCACATGCGCCTGGTGGAGAGCTTTGTGGCGGTGACGGGCACCTACGTTAAAGACAAGCCCACCTTTGAGCGCTTTGCCGAAACCACCCTGATTCTCTTTGACCTGGTGGAGCGGGTGAAGGGGACGCGGGTGCCCAAACGTCCCCAGTTGGGCACCCGCCAGGCGGTGATTAGCCTGGGGGAGCCGATGAACATCAGCGATCGCTGGTCGGACTACGCCGAGTCGCGGCGATCGGCCAAGGCGGCGGTGGAGACCCTGACGGCGGACATTCAATCGGCCCTGGAGGCGCTGATTTTGACGGCTGAAACGGCAGGGAAAGAGGGGGTATGA
- a CDS encoding SDR family NAD(P)-dependent oxidoreductase, whose amino-acid sequence MTVQLFQNDRQTALVVGASQGIGLGFVRQLLADGRFERVYGTYRRPETAQGLLALAEQFPQLACLPVDVTDEGTIAGAIAPIQALTPHLHRVVYCVGVLHDGDFQPEKSLRQITGENLMRSFQTNAVGAVLLAKHLLPLLKHDQPSVFAAISAKVGSIGDNRLGGWYGYRASKAALNMFIKTASLEYARRSPNTILALLHPGTTDTRLSQPFQRGVPPEKLFPVERTVAQLMAVMDGLTPADSGEFFSWDGSRLPW is encoded by the coding sequence ATGACCGTTCAACTGTTCCAGAACGATCGCCAAACGGCTTTGGTCGTAGGGGCTAGCCAGGGCATTGGCCTGGGTTTTGTGCGCCAGCTGCTGGCCGATGGGCGCTTTGAGCGGGTGTACGGCACCTATCGTCGGCCCGAGACGGCCCAGGGGCTGCTGGCGCTGGCTGAGCAGTTTCCCCAGCTCGCCTGCCTGCCGGTGGATGTGACCGATGAGGGCACGATCGCAGGGGCGATCGCCCCCATCCAGGCCCTGACCCCGCACCTTCACCGGGTGGTGTACTGCGTGGGGGTGCTCCACGACGGTGACTTTCAGCCTGAAAAGAGCCTGCGGCAGATCACCGGCGAAAACTTGATGCGATCGTTTCAGACCAATGCCGTTGGGGCGGTGCTGCTGGCCAAGCACCTGCTGCCGCTGCTAAAGCACGACCAGCCCAGCGTTTTCGCCGCTATCTCGGCCAAGGTGGGCAGCATTGGCGACAACCGCCTGGGGGGCTGGTACGGCTACCGGGCCTCTAAGGCGGCGTTAAATATGTTCATCAAAACCGCCTCGCTGGAGTACGCCCGCCGCAGCCCCAATACCATTCTCGCCCTGCTGCACCCCGGCACCACCGACACCCGCCTGTCGCAGCCCTTTCAGCGGGGGGTGCCGCCGGAGAAGCTGTTCCCGGTGGAGCGCACGGTGGCGCAGCTGATGGCGGTGATGGACGGCCTCACCCCCGCCGACAGCGGCGAGTTTTTTAGCTGGGACGGCAGCCGTCTGCCGTGGTAG
- a CDS encoding CPBP family intramembrane glutamic endopeptidase: MATCDDNPFLALKARLVVVAFFAISLGLALVFGTLGALELLPLQGNDPILAPILYSLIFVGLCGSILLAARRSPLHLASLIGPWPRRLAWVQLLWLVIGLFLFSLGAFQVSYLGLSVVAPGLVEATLRQSLLLSADQAADPGLYNGLMLFSVLVVAPITEEFIFRGVLLHRWGVKWGVRPAIVLTSVLFGVLHSNLIGLFVFGVVMSLLYLSTRSLLVPMAAHAINNAIASGIDILANQPAANTVDTLAEFRASWWLGVLCLLVSAPWVLRYVVYHWPERRALLPYFANQGRRRPG; the protein is encoded by the coding sequence ATGGCTACGTGTGATGACAATCCGTTTTTAGCCCTCAAGGCGCGGCTGGTGGTGGTGGCCTTCTTTGCCATTTCCCTGGGTCTGGCCCTGGTGTTTGGCACCCTGGGAGCCCTAGAGCTACTGCCCCTCCAGGGGAATGACCCTATTTTGGCTCCGATTCTCTACAGCCTGATTTTTGTGGGCCTGTGCGGATCGATTCTACTGGCGGCGCGGCGATCGCCCCTGCACCTGGCCTCTCTCATCGGCCCCTGGCCCAGACGGCTGGCCTGGGTGCAGCTGCTGTGGCTGGTGATCGGGCTGTTTTTGTTTTCGCTGGGGGCGTTTCAGGTGTCGTACCTGGGGCTTTCGGTAGTGGCCCCAGGGCTGGTGGAGGCGACCCTGAGGCAGTCGCTGCTGCTGTCTGCCGACCAGGCGGCCGATCCAGGTCTTTACAACGGGCTGATGCTGTTTTCGGTGCTGGTGGTGGCCCCCATCACCGAGGAGTTTATTTTTCGCGGTGTGCTGCTGCACCGCTGGGGGGTGAAGTGGGGGGTGCGCCCCGCCATTGTGCTGACCTCGGTGCTGTTTGGGGTGCTGCACTCCAACCTGATTGGGCTGTTTGTGTTTGGGGTGGTGATGTCGCTGCTGTACCTGAGCACGCGATCGCTGCTGGTGCCCATGGCGGCCCACGCAATTAACAATGCGATCGCCTCGGGCATCGACATTCTGGCCAACCAGCCCGCCGCTAACACCGTCGATACCCTGGCGGAGTTTCGCGCCAGCTGGTGGTTGGGGGTGCTGTGCCTGCTGGTGTCGGCCCCCTGGGTGCTGCGCTACGTGGTCTATCACTGGCCCGAGCGCCGGGCGCTGCTGCCCTACTTCGCCAACCAGGGCCGCCGCCGTCCTGGGTGA
- a CDS encoding DUF4126 domain-containing protein — protein MDLNLGDLQLLESIGLGLGLGVAAGFRVVVPFWVLSAAALLGHLTLIDSLSWLGSSTAFVGLSIALVVEILAYSVPWLDNVIDTVALPVAAVAGTLLMAIAANQLDPFAQWSVAIVAGGGAAATVKGLNGLTRLVSTATTGGATNLIIAGVELVGAIAIALLALVAPIVMFVLVLACFILLVRFAIKAFYRSKKAAPDAE, from the coding sequence ATGGATCTGAACCTTGGAGATCTGCAACTGTTGGAGAGCATTGGTCTGGGCCTGGGCCTGGGGGTTGCCGCCGGGTTTCGGGTGGTGGTGCCCTTTTGGGTGCTGAGCGCCGCCGCCCTGCTGGGCCACCTGACCCTGATCGATAGCCTGTCCTGGCTGGGCAGCTCCACCGCTTTCGTCGGTCTTTCTATTGCCCTGGTGGTCGAAATTTTGGCCTACAGCGTGCCCTGGCTTGACAACGTGATCGATACGGTGGCGCTGCCGGTGGCGGCGGTGGCGGGCACGCTGCTGATGGCGATCGCGGCTAACCAGCTCGACCCCTTCGCCCAGTGGAGCGTTGCGATCGTCGCCGGGGGGGGAGCTGCTGCTACGGTAAAGGGGCTTAACGGGCTGACTCGCCTGGTCTCTACCGCCACCACGGGCGGGGCGACCAACCTGATTATTGCCGGGGTGGAGCTGGTGGGGGCGATCGCGATCGCGCTACTGGCGCTGGTAGCCCCCATCGTCATGTTTGTGCTGGTGCTGGCCTGCTTTATTCTGCTGGTGCGGTTTGCGATCAAGGCGTTTTACCGCTCGAAAAAAGCCGCTCCCGACGCTGAGTAA